The Oceanidesulfovibrio indonesiensis genomic interval CCAGGTGGGCATAGCGCTCCGTCTGAGAAATGGTGCTGTGCCCCAGGAGCTCTTTCACCGTGTAGAGGTCAATGCCGCGCTGCACGAGCCAACTCGCGNNNNNNNNNNNNNNNNNNNNNNNNNNNNNNNNNNNNNNNNNNNNNNNNNNNNNNNNNNNNNNNNNNNNNNNNNNNNNNNNNNNNNNNNNNNNNNNNNNNNNAACAGGCAGAGCGTTCCGGCTTCAAGGCCCACGCTGCCCCAGATCAAGTTGAAGATCTCGCCGGCGCGTAAGCCGCTGAACAGGGAGAGGAGGGCCATGTCATGAAGGTTCTGACTGCTATCCTTGAGCTTGGCGAGTAGGGCTTCTGCTTCGTCGGCAGTGAGGAAGCGAACCCGGCGATTGTCCACCTTAGGTCTTTTGACGTGGGCAACAGGGCTCTCCCCCTNNNNNNNNNNNNNNNNNNNNNNNNNNNNNNNNNNNNNNNNNNNNNNNNNNNNNNNNNNNNNNNNNNNNNNNNNNNNNNNNNNCCAGGATGCTCCTTTCGCGCCGCATGGTTTCGGCTTTCTTGTCTGCATCGGCGTCCGGCAGGTAGAGTTCTTTGACGTACTCCTCGAAGGTAATCGCCTCGTGGGCTCGGGCTTTCTTCTCAGCTTCCCGCGCCT includes:
- a CDS encoding tyrosine-type recombinase/integrase — translated: ASWLVQRGIDLYTVKELLGHSTISQTERYAHLAPDTFTRAVQVLEEEQPKSQGKILSMGGDE